One genomic region from bacterium encodes:
- a CDS encoding radical SAM protein, translated as MRILLLQPPLEDFYTTPIRLYPLGLLYTAAVLRRAGHEVTLVDALTPLKKRTLALPAGLRHLRPFLGATPHFFSHYYRFGREDEALLTEIAAARPDAVGISSQFTAYYKNVDDLVPRIKRAVGCPVFIGGHHATAFGAECLKRTPSLDAVCIGPAETGIRHLTLGREGPLLAEAVDWRTLTPAHDLVEPERYLIGRIPYASLQCTRGCPHGCDFCGVEKMFGRRLRCRSVDHVLWEMQLLHARGVRIFNFEDDNLTLRRSWFKALLLAIRATPRLAGIELTAMNGLCYPTLDAEILELMQTAGFQRLNLSFVTGDPGLRQAYNRPHVGEGLDTVITRAQRLGLQVTVYIILGLPGQNEREIKTSIDYLLDLGVLVGPSIFYIPPGTPVYDRLDLPAATRADWNLYRSTAFAVESALLPRAKLIELFIYVRQENLRRLRLPSLRKNVLVPDGL; from the coding sequence ATGCGCATCTTGCTGCTGCAACCGCCTCTTGAGGATTTTTATACCACGCCCATCCGGCTCTATCCATTGGGATTGCTCTATACAGCGGCTGTGCTGCGCCGGGCCGGGCATGAAGTGACACTGGTGGATGCCCTCACGCCGCTGAAAAAACGCACCCTGGCGCTTCCAGCCGGCTTGCGCCATCTCCGACCTTTCCTGGGCGCCACGCCCCACTTTTTCAGCCATTACTACCGATTTGGCCGCGAGGATGAGGCGCTGTTGACAGAGATTGCAGCGGCACGCCCGGATGCGGTGGGAATATCCAGTCAGTTCACCGCCTATTATAAAAATGTGGACGATCTGGTGCCACGCATCAAGAGGGCTGTGGGGTGCCCGGTCTTCATCGGCGGCCATCACGCCACGGCCTTTGGCGCTGAATGCCTGAAACGGACCCCATCGCTCGATGCGGTCTGCATCGGCCCGGCAGAAACCGGGATTCGTCATCTGACGCTTGGCCGTGAGGGACCCCTCCTTGCGGAAGCAGTCGATTGGCGCACCCTGACACCCGCACACGATCTGGTCGAACCGGAACGCTACCTTATCGGACGGATTCCCTACGCCTCCCTGCAGTGCACCCGTGGTTGCCCCCATGGCTGCGATTTTTGTGGTGTGGAGAAGATGTTCGGACGGAGGTTGCGTTGCCGGAGTGTGGACCATGTGCTCTGGGAGATGCAGCTTCTCCATGCCCGGGGTGTCCGGATCTTTAATTTCGAGGACGACAATCTGACTCTGCGCCGGTCGTGGTTCAAGGCGCTGCTGCTCGCCATCCGTGCTACGCCCCGGCTGGCGGGCATTGAATTGACCGCGATGAACGGCCTCTGCTACCCTACCCTGGACGCCGAGATCCTGGAGCTCATGCAGACGGCGGGCTTCCAACGGCTCAATCTCTCCTTTGTAACCGGGGACCCTGGCCTGCGTCAGGCCTATAATCGCCCTCACGTCGGAGAGGGCCTCGATACGGTCATCACCAGGGCGCAGCGGCTCGGCCTCCAGGTCACCGTCTATATCATCCTCGGCCTCCCGGGACAGAACGAACGCGAGATCAAGACGAGTATCGACTACCTGCTGGATCTCGGTGTCCTGGTCGGCCCCTCCATCTTTTACATACCCCCCGGCACCCCTGTGTATGATCGCCTGGATCTGCCGGCGGCGACGCGCGCGGACTGGAATCTTTACCGCTCCACCGCCTTCGCAGTCGAAAGCGCTCTGCTGCCGCGCGCCAAGTTGATCGAGCTTTTTATCTACGTGCGCCAGGAGAATCTGCGACGTCTACGCCTGCCTTCCCTCAGGAAAAATGTGCTTGTTCCTGACGGCCTATAG
- a CDS encoding flavodoxin domain-containing protein: protein MQILITYSSGYGTTREVAERIGQVLTVEPLFHVELVSIDEVTSIRPYEAVILGSSVRASHPLANVVDFLALHRHELENKQVALFLVCLEANSAEGRCKVRHEHLPQLLDRFPTIHPIAAEAFGGKIDFARLNPVMQSLMRRVLEQTALPTEGSVDTRDWAFIEQWAADLRQKLLSLQPSSPVENP, encoded by the coding sequence ATGCAGATTCTCATCACCTACAGCAGCGGGTATGGAACTACCCGGGAAGTCGCCGAAAGGATAGGCCAGGTCCTTACGGTGGAACCGCTTTTTCATGTAGAGCTGGTTTCGATCGACGAGGTCACCTCGATTCGCCCCTATGAGGCGGTCATCCTCGGCAGTTCCGTCCGCGCCAGCCATCCCTTGGCCAATGTCGTGGACTTTTTGGCGTTGCATCGCCACGAACTGGAGAACAAGCAGGTCGCGCTCTTTCTCGTTTGCCTCGAAGCTAATTCCGCTGAAGGCCGTTGCAAGGTTCGACACGAGCACCTGCCTCAACTCCTGGACCGCTTTCCAACAATCCATCCCATTGCCGCGGAAGCCTTCGGTGGCAAGATCGACTTCGCCCGACTCAATCCGGTCATGCAGAGTCTCATGCGCCGGGTCCTTGAACAAACCGCCCTGCCTACAGAAGGCAGTGTCGATACCCGCGATTGGGCTTTCATCGAACAATGGGCGGCCGATCTGCGGCAAAAACTGCTCTCCCTACAGCCCTCCTCCCCTGTGGAAAACCCCTGA
- the larA gene encoding nickel-dependent lactate racemase yields MQLLYGSRGVEFRPDSGISWRVLPEEVPGTAAPGQPDVSGAAIADLVRQLEAMGASRGDTLLLVVPDHTRRCRLDELLPRLLPELEDALSLRTRILVANGSHVLQPESLVREVIGAEVYDAYPVTQHDCREEKRLELLGTTSRGTPITINRMALEADWVVTIGGILYHYFAGFGGGPKMLLPGIAGQESILQNHRFTLDPATGQFHPDCREGEIDRNPVYLDLAEICTFFPQALSLQLVLSPEGQIAAAAAGPILPTQRHLLPVVRRLYSIPIYAQADIVLASAGGYPGDVNLIQSHKSIHHAYQALKPGGTLVILAECREGIGSSTFLNYFTGGTAAEMGKELLRSYLINGHTALAMKSKTEAARIILVSALAPEVVQRIGMIPAKSLDEAWALARPGLPQWPAGYIMPRAGKYLPLLVQSQ; encoded by the coding sequence ATGCAGCTTTTATATGGTTCTCGCGGAGTTGAGTTTCGGCCTGACTCCGGCATCAGCTGGCGGGTGCTCCCCGAGGAGGTACCCGGTACGGCTGCACCCGGCCAGCCCGATGTCAGCGGCGCAGCCATCGCCGACCTGGTCCGGCAGCTGGAAGCGATGGGCGCTTCCCGAGGCGACACGCTGCTGCTGGTGGTCCCCGATCACACCCGGCGCTGCCGGCTCGATGAACTCCTGCCCCGGCTCCTTCCCGAACTCGAGGATGCCCTCTCTCTGCGAACCCGCATTCTGGTCGCCAACGGCAGCCATGTGCTGCAGCCGGAATCACTGGTGCGCGAGGTCATCGGCGCCGAGGTCTATGATGCCTATCCGGTGACCCAGCATGACTGCCGTGAAGAGAAGCGGCTCGAACTCCTCGGCACGACCTCCCGCGGCACCCCTATTACCATCAACCGCATGGCGCTCGAGGCGGATTGGGTGGTGACGATCGGGGGCATCCTTTACCATTATTTCGCCGGCTTTGGGGGCGGTCCGAAAATGCTTCTTCCCGGCATCGCCGGTCAGGAGAGCATCCTTCAAAACCATCGTTTCACTCTCGATCCGGCTACCGGCCAGTTCCATCCCGACTGCCGTGAAGGCGAAATCGATCGCAATCCGGTTTACCTCGATCTGGCTGAGATCTGCACTTTTTTCCCGCAGGCGCTCTCGCTGCAGCTGGTTCTCTCCCCTGAGGGGCAGATTGCTGCGGCGGCCGCCGGCCCCATCCTGCCGACGCAACGGCATCTTCTTCCTGTCGTGCGCCGTCTCTATAGTATCCCCATTTATGCCCAGGCGGACATCGTCCTTGCCAGCGCCGGTGGTTATCCAGGCGATGTCAACCTCATCCAGTCGCACAAGTCGATTCATCATGCCTACCAGGCTTTAAAGCCGGGCGGCACCCTTGTTATCCTGGCCGAATGCCGCGAGGGGATCGGTTCTTCCACTTTTTTGAATTACTTTACGGGGGGGACGGCTGCGGAGATGGGCAAGGAGCTGCTGCGTTCCTATCTGATCAACGGTCACACGGCTCTGGCAATGAAGAGCAAGACGGAGGCGGCGCGGATCATTCTGGTCTCTGCTCTGGCCCCGGAAGTGGTTCAGCGCATCGGGATGATCCCGGCGAAATCACTGGATGAGGCTTGGGCGCTGGCCCGGCCCGGTCTGCCGCAATGGCCAGCCGGCTATATTATGCCCAGGGCGGGCAAATACCTGCCGCTGCTCGTTCAGAGCCAGTAA
- the bcp gene encoding thioredoxin-dependent thiol peroxidase, producing MKELKAGDKAPEFTLAATTGKTISLSDYAGKKRVVLYFYPKDDTSGCTKEACSFRDTLPRIDARDTVVLGVSPDDLKSHQKFIEKYGLNFPLLSDPDHQVAEAYGAWGEKSMYGKKYFGIIRKTFIVGKEGTLEKVFHKVSPEGHGEEILQLIQ from the coding sequence ATGAAGGAGTTAAAAGCAGGCGACAAGGCACCGGAATTCACCCTGGCAGCGACAACCGGCAAGACGATTTCGCTCAGCGATTATGCGGGGAAAAAACGGGTTGTGCTCTATTTTTATCCCAAGGACGATACCAGCGGTTGCACCAAGGAAGCCTGCTCTTTCCGCGACACCCTGCCGCGTATTGATGCCCGGGATACTGTGGTGCTCGGCGTCAGCCCTGACGATCTCAAGTCGCACCAGAAATTCATCGAAAAGTATGGTCTCAATTTTCCTCTGCTTTCGGATCCCGATCATCAGGTCGCGGAGGCCTATGGAGCCTGGGGTGAGAAGTCGATGTACGGGAAAAAGTATTTTGGCATCATCCGCAAAACCTTCATTGTCGGTAAAGAAGGCACGCTCGAGAAGGTCTTCCACAAGGTTTCGCCCGAGGGACATGGCGAAGAGATCCTGCAGCTGATCCAGTAA